A single region of the Nocardioides sp. W7 genome encodes:
- a CDS encoding HNH endonuclease signature motif containing protein gives MANGELLDCDDASALLAFVRAERQAEARAAANLMASAVAWAAMHSTESLDEAASLVPGSQEPVAIAGEGAPLVAEFSVFEFAAALGLSTDAGRIYLGDAVELAHRLPRLYGRVQALDLPAWKARRIAKATSDLPMEGAAYVDAHLHTVAHKVSIAQLDRTVEEARVTFDPAEAQARQVAAHEARHFDIESQQVSFDGTVDVHGTLDLADALDLEDAVARRAREFGQLGLDVALDIRRSIAVGDLARRQLSLELNAEDPRRKRPRQVVLHVHLSEAALGDPTGDDLHLARVEETRSFVSAEQVKTWCANGDTQVIVKPVIDLAGHVHVDAYETPDRLRERQVLLQHSCVFPWCRKPARRCDCDHIDPAARGGPTCDCNIAPLCRRHHRAKTHTRWRYDKLDDTTFVWRSPNGLLFKRDHTGTIPLDTLQP, from the coding sequence ATGGCCAACGGTGAGCTGCTCGACTGCGACGACGCATCCGCGTTGCTCGCGTTCGTGCGCGCTGAGCGGCAGGCCGAGGCCCGGGCCGCTGCGAATCTGATGGCGTCGGCGGTTGCCTGGGCGGCGATGCACTCCACCGAGTCCCTCGACGAGGCCGCGAGCCTGGTCCCGGGCAGTCAGGAGCCGGTCGCGATCGCCGGCGAGGGTGCCCCGTTGGTGGCGGAGTTCAGTGTGTTCGAGTTCGCCGCCGCCCTCGGTCTGTCCACCGATGCCGGACGGATCTACCTCGGTGATGCGGTCGAGCTGGCGCACCGGCTGCCGAGGCTCTACGGCCGGGTCCAGGCGCTGGACCTGCCGGCGTGGAAGGCGCGGCGGATCGCCAAAGCCACCAGTGACCTGCCGATGGAGGGTGCGGCCTACGTGGACGCGCACCTGCACACGGTGGCGCACAAGGTCTCGATCGCCCAGCTCGACCGGACTGTCGAGGAAGCCCGGGTGACCTTCGACCCGGCTGAGGCGCAGGCTCGCCAGGTCGCGGCGCACGAGGCCCGGCACTTCGACATCGAGTCCCAGCAGGTCTCCTTCGACGGCACCGTCGACGTCCACGGCACCCTCGACCTGGCCGACGCCCTCGACCTCGAAGACGCCGTCGCCCGCCGCGCCCGCGAGTTCGGCCAGCTCGGTCTCGACGTGGCGCTCGACATCCGCCGCTCGATCGCGGTCGGCGACCTGGCCCGGCGCCAGCTGTCGCTGGAGCTCAACGCTGAGGATCCGCGGCGGAAGCGGCCGCGGCAGGTGGTGCTGCACGTGCACCTCTCCGAGGCCGCCCTCGGCGACCCCACCGGCGACGACCTGCACCTGGCCCGGGTCGAGGAGACCCGTTCGTTCGTGTCGGCCGAGCAGGTGAAGACGTGGTGCGCCAACGGCGACACCCAGGTGATCGTGAAGCCGGTCATCGACCTGGCCGGTCACGTCCACGTCGACGCCTACGAGACCCCGGACCGGCTCCGCGAACGCCAGGTCCTGCTCCAACACTCGTGTGTGTTCCCGTGGTGTCGCAAGCCGGCCCGTCGGTGCGACTGCGACCACATCGACCCCGCCGCGCGGGGCGGACCTACCTGCGACTGCAACATCGCCCCGCTCTGCCGCCGACACCACCGAGCGAAGACCCACACCCGGTGGCGCTACGACAAGCTCGACGACACCACCTTCGTATGGCGAAGCCCCAACGGTCTGCTGTTCAAACGCGACCACACCGGCACCATCCCGCTC
- a CDS encoding helix-turn-helix transcriptional regulator — MTESAQQAGEMIRGWRRRRHLSQLELAHRAGVSGRHLSFVETGRSQPTPAMILRLCDQLAVPLREQNRVLLAGGFAPAHPELDLADPPMTDVAAAIEGILSAHLPFPALVVDPGWDLVSANDAIYALLDGVAPQLLEPPVNVIRLTLAPDGLAPRIVNLDEWREHLLARLAHEHDLSGDPRLVALLEELGPAGTAASRSPGLVVPLRLRGDGGELAFLSTTTVFGTPREVTLSELAIEAFYPADAATRAALVADGG, encoded by the coding sequence ATGACGGAGAGCGCCCAGCAGGCGGGCGAGATGATCCGGGGCTGGCGCCGGCGTCGACACCTGTCCCAGCTGGAGCTGGCCCACCGCGCCGGGGTCTCGGGCCGGCACCTGAGCTTCGTGGAGACCGGCCGGTCCCAACCGACGCCGGCGATGATCCTGCGGCTGTGCGACCAGCTCGCGGTGCCGCTGCGCGAGCAGAACCGGGTGCTGCTCGCGGGCGGGTTCGCCCCCGCGCACCCCGAGCTCGACCTGGCCGACCCACCGATGACCGACGTCGCCGCCGCCATCGAGGGCATCCTCTCGGCGCACCTGCCGTTCCCCGCCCTGGTCGTCGACCCGGGCTGGGACCTGGTGTCGGCCAACGACGCGATCTACGCGCTCCTCGACGGCGTCGCGCCGCAGCTGCTCGAGCCGCCCGTCAACGTCATCCGGCTGACCCTGGCCCCCGACGGGCTGGCGCCGCGCATCGTCAACCTCGACGAGTGGCGCGAGCACCTGCTCGCCCGGCTGGCCCACGAGCACGACCTCTCGGGCGACCCCCGCCTCGTCGCCCTCCTCGAGGAGCTCGGTCCGGCCGGGACGGCAGCCTCGCGCTCGCCCGGCCTGGTGGTCCCCCTGCGGCTGCGCGGCGACGGTGGCGAGCTCGCGTTCCTCTCCACCACCACCGTGTTCGGTACGCCGCGCGAGGTCACGCTCTCCGAGCTCGCCATCGAGGCGTTCTACCCCGCGGACGCGGCGACGCGTGCGGCGCTGGTCGCCGACGGTGGTTGA
- a CDS encoding DUF1330 domain-containing protein — protein sequence MTTPAYAIAHLRDVDLGPEIVTYLEQIDATLAPYGGHFIVHGGRIDAVEGEWPDDVVIIAFPDREAALAWYDSPAYQAILPLRTEHSDSRAAVLTGVPTGYRAVDKLATLLT from the coding sequence ATGACCACACCCGCTTACGCCATCGCCCACCTCCGCGACGTCGACCTCGGACCCGAGATCGTCACCTACCTCGAGCAGATCGACGCCACCCTGGCGCCGTACGGCGGCCACTTCATCGTCCACGGGGGCCGCATCGACGCGGTCGAGGGCGAGTGGCCGGACGACGTCGTCATCATCGCCTTCCCCGACCGGGAGGCCGCCCTCGCCTGGTACGACTCCCCCGCCTACCAGGCCATCCTGCCGCTGCGCACCGAGCACAGCGACTCGCGCGCGGCCGTCCTCACCGGCGTCCCGACGGGCTACCGCGCGGTCGACAAGCTGGCCACCCTGCTCACCTGA
- a CDS encoding MFS transporter codes for MTRRLTFVTLVLITTVTAVVSSLGAPLVPEIAADLDVPLEDAQWTLTATLVAGAVSTPVVGRFGSGRLRRPTILAGLLAVSAGTTLAALPFGLPSLLVGRTLQGVGLALVPLAFAVARDVWSGHRLPAVLAFLSVSTVAGAGLGYPLTALVAQSWGLAAAYWLGTALTAVTVLMAWAFVPRTEGEEPSPVDWPAAALVGLGLVGVLLAVSRGETWGWTSGRTTAAAAAGVLLLAAWVRRTLRSTHPLVDLRLAVRPGLAGPNLVAFVAGVGMYSLLTLVIVIVQSDVPGWGLGAPVTVAGLILVPYSVMSVAGSRLAQAVGRRFGDAVLLPTGCLVFLAATVLLAFEHDHLWQVLACMAVGGLGSGFTFSSLAALMVPHVPRAETGSAMAFNQVLRYVGFSVGSASSVALMTVYGGGPGEVGFRGALLTVAGVWVVAAAAATVLARRA; via the coding sequence GTGACCAGGCGACTCACGTTCGTGACCCTGGTCCTGATCACGACGGTCACGGCCGTGGTCAGCAGCCTCGGCGCCCCGCTGGTGCCGGAGATCGCGGCCGACCTCGACGTACCCCTCGAGGACGCGCAGTGGACGCTCACCGCGACCCTGGTCGCGGGGGCGGTCAGCACGCCCGTCGTGGGCCGGTTCGGGAGCGGGCGGCTGCGGCGCCCGACGATCCTCGCGGGCCTGCTCGCGGTCAGCGCGGGGACGACGCTCGCGGCACTGCCGTTCGGCCTGCCGTCCCTCCTCGTGGGCAGGACCCTGCAGGGGGTCGGGCTCGCGCTGGTGCCGCTGGCGTTCGCCGTCGCCCGCGACGTGTGGAGCGGCCACCGGCTCCCGGCCGTGCTCGCGTTCCTGTCGGTGTCGACGGTGGCGGGTGCCGGCCTCGGCTACCCGCTGACGGCACTGGTGGCGCAGAGCTGGGGGCTCGCGGCGGCGTACTGGCTCGGCACCGCCCTGACCGCCGTCACCGTGCTGATGGCCTGGGCCTTCGTGCCCCGCACGGAGGGCGAGGAGCCGAGCCCGGTCGACTGGCCGGCGGCCGCGCTGGTCGGGCTCGGCCTGGTGGGCGTCCTGCTCGCGGTGAGCCGCGGCGAGACCTGGGGCTGGACGTCGGGGCGTACGACGGCCGCGGCCGCCGCCGGGGTCCTCCTCCTCGCGGCCTGGGTCCGCCGGACCCTGCGCAGCACCCATCCGCTCGTCGACCTCCGGCTCGCCGTGCGTCCCGGTCTCGCGGGCCCGAACCTGGTGGCGTTCGTGGCGGGCGTGGGGATGTACAGCCTGCTGACCCTGGTGATCGTGATCGTGCAGTCCGACGTGCCCGGCTGGGGGCTCGGCGCGCCGGTGACCGTCGCCGGCCTGATCCTCGTCCCGTACTCGGTCATGAGCGTCGCCGGCAGCCGGCTCGCGCAGGCGGTCGGCCGGCGCTTCGGCGACGCGGTGCTGCTCCCGACCGGTTGCCTGGTCTTCCTCGCCGCGACCGTGCTGCTGGCCTTCGAGCACGACCACCTCTGGCAGGTGCTCGCCTGCATGGCCGTCGGCGGCCTCGGCAGCGGCTTCACCTTCTCCTCGCTGGCGGCGCTGATGGTGCCGCACGTGCCGCGCGCCGAGACCGGCAGCGCGATGGCGTTCAACCAGGTGCTGCGCTACGTCGGCTTCTCGGTCGGCAGTGCCAGCAGCGTCGCGCTGATGACCGTGTACGGCGGCGGTCCGGGCGAGGTGGGGTTCCGCGGCGCGCTGCTGACGGTGGCCGGCGTCTGGGTGGTGGCCGCGGCCGCGGCCACGGTGCTGGCCCGCCGCGCCTAG